A single Seriola aureovittata isolate HTS-2021-v1 ecotype China chromosome 19, ASM2101889v1, whole genome shotgun sequence DNA region contains:
- the flvcr2b gene encoding feline leukemia virus subgroup C receptor-related protein 2 isoform X2, whose protein sequence is MPQNNTLKGNHANSELSGEEWPRSKAAKNLAPGLASLQWSPGPVGSRLDVEALQGDRAELAPKPETKLYHRRWVMLFLFSAVSASNAFMWLQYGIISNIFMRFYNIDSLAIDWLAMIYLLTYIPLILPVLWLLENRGIRDVVLVGSAFNCIGAWIKIGSASPNLFPVTFLGQFVCSVATVFVLGIPSYLASVWFGEKEVSTACSIGVLGNQLGIAIGFLVPPILVPNVDDMDELAHHISVMFYITAGVATLLFILVVFVFQERPKLPPTQAQATARSIPPEQYSYTASIRRLLRNRPFILLIVTYGLNVGCFYAVGTLLNRMIIDHYPREEVNAGRIGLTIVIAGMVGSLICGIWLDKTKTYKQTTLAVYFMSLVGMIVYAATLSLGHLWVVFITAGALGFFMTGYLPLGFEFAVELTYPESEGTSSGLLNCSAQVFGIIFTICQGKIIDKFGTLAGNIFLCVFLLIGTIMTGLIKSDLRRQNANLLAKAAGPSDCHDVNLAAASIVTEAQL, encoded by the exons ATGCCACAAAACAATACTTTGAAAGGCAACCATGCAAATTCTGAACTCAGTGGCGAGGAATGGCCGCGGTCCAAGGCTGCAAAGAATCTCGCTCCAGGCCTCGCTTCGCTGCAGTGGAGTCCAGGACCCGTTGGTTCCCGGTTAGACGTCGAGGCTTTGCAAGGTGACCGTGCAGAGCTGGCCCCGAAGCCTGAGACCAAACTTTACCATCGTCGCTGGGTCATGCTGTTTCTCTTCAGCGCCGTCTCAGCCAGCAATGCCTTCATGTGGCTCCAGTACGGCATTATTAGCAACATTTTCATGCGCTTTTACAACATTGACTCCCTGGCCATCGACTGGTTGGCCATGATATATCTGCTCACTTATATCCCACTTATTCTGCCCGTCCTGTGGCTTCTGGAAAACAGGGGCATCCGGGATGTCGTCCTCGTTGGTTCAGCCTTTAACTGCATTGGCGCGTGGATAAAAATTGGTAGTGCAAGTCCCAATCTGTTCCCAGTCACCTTTTTGGGCCAGTTTGTGTGCTCAGTAGCCACGGTGTTTGTCCTTGGCATTCCTTCTTACCTCGCCTCAGTGTGGTTTGGAGAGAAAGAGGTTTCCACTGCCTGTTCCATAGGAGTTCTGGGAAACCAG CTGGGCATCGCCATTGGCTTCCTGGTGCCTCCCATCCTGGTGCCTAATGTGGACGACATGGATGAGCTGGCTCACCACATCAGCGTCATGTTCTACATCACAGCAGGAGTGGCTACCTTACTCTTTATCCTTGTTGTCTTTG TCTTCCAGGAGCGTCCTAAACTTCCTCCGACCCAGGCCCAGGCCACAGCTCGCAGCATCCCACCAGAGCAGTACTCGTACACCGCCTCCATCCGCAGGCTGCTCCGCAACAGgcccttcatcctcctcatcgtCACTTACG GTCTGAACGTAGGTTGTTTCTATGCTGTTGGCACCCTGCTGAACCGCATGATCATCGACCATTACCCT AGAGAAGAGGTGAATGCTGGGAGGATCGGCCTTACCATCGTCATAGCGGGCATGGTCGGCTCCCTGATCTGTGGCATCTGGTTGGACAAAACTAAAACTTACAA GCAGACTACCCTCGCGGTCTACTTCATGTCTCTGGTGGGGATGATCGTCTATGCTGCTACACTCAGTTTGGGACACCTCTGGGTGGTCTTCATCACCGCCGGAGCTCTCGG gttctTCATGACGGGCTACCTGCCGCTTGGCTTTGAGTTTGCAGTCGAGCTGACGTACCCGGAGTCAGAGGGAACCTCCTCCGGACTCCTCAACTGTTCAGCACAA GTGTTTGGCATTATATTCACCATCTGCCAGGGGAAGATCATCGATAAATTTGGCACGCTGGCAGGAAacatcttcctctgtgtctttcttctAATTGGCACAATAATGACAG gCTTAATCAAGTCTGATCTGCGGAGACAAAATGCGAACCTGTTGGCCAAAGCAGCA GGACCTTCTGACTGCCACGATGTGAACCTGGCTGCAGCTTCTATCGTCACAGAAGCCCAgctttag
- the flvcr2b gene encoding feline leukemia virus subgroup C receptor-related protein 2 isoform X3, with protein MSEKQALGDTKLHEDQTRADLENNVKLEAGDAAQRADYQGEQDGHEAPQPTRLYKRRWMIVLLFSSYSLCNSFQWIQYGIINNIFMKFYNVDTFTIDWMSMIYMLTYIPFIFPVTWLLDKKGLRVIALVATALNCAGTWIKVASVKPNLFAVTFLGQFSCSLAQVFILGMPSRIASVWFGSEEVSTACSIGVFGNQLGIAIGFLVPPILVPNVDDMDELAHHISVMFYITAGVATLLFILVVFVFQERPKLPPTQAQATARSIPPEQYSYTASIRRLLRNRPFILLIVTYGLNVGCFYAVGTLLNRMIIDHYPREEVNAGRIGLTIVIAGMVGSLICGIWLDKTKTYKQTTLAVYFMSLVGMIVYAATLSLGHLWVVFITAGALGFFMTGYLPLGFEFAVELTYPESEGTSSGLLNCSAQVFGIIFTICQGKIIDKFGTLAGNIFLCVFLLIGTIMTGLIKSDLRRQNANLLAKAAAERQMLGQDYGATALISEPQTPPSQA; from the exons ATGAGCGAGAAACAAGCGTTAGGAGACACTAAACTTCACGAGGATCAAACTAGAGCGGACTTGGAGAACAATGTCAAGCTGGAGGCGGGTGACGCGGCGCAGCGCGCCGACTATCAGGGTGAGCAGGACGGTCACGAAGCGCCGCAACCTACCCGCCTGTACAAACGCCGGTGGATGATTGTCCTCCTGTTCAGCTCTTATTCACTCTGCAACTCCTTCCAATGGATACAGTACGGGATCATcaacaacattttcatgaaGTTCTACAACGTGGACACCTTCACCATAGACTGGATGTCTATGATCTACATGCTGACATACATTCCCTTCATCTTCCCTGTAACCTGGCTGCTGGACAAGAAGGGGCTCCGGGTCATCGCGCTGGTAGCCACTGCGCTTAACTGTGCCGGGACATGGATCAAAGTGGCCAGCGTCAAACCCAACCTGTTCGCCGTCACCTTTCTGGGGCAGTTCTCCTGCTCGTTGGCGCAGGTGTTCATCCTCGGGATGCCGTCGAGAATCGCGTCGGTGTGGTTCGGTTCAGAGGAAGTGTCCACGGCCTGCTCCATCGGAGTCTTCGGGAATCAG CTGGGCATCGCCATTGGCTTCCTGGTGCCTCCCATCCTGGTGCCTAATGTGGACGACATGGATGAGCTGGCTCACCACATCAGCGTCATGTTCTACATCACAGCAGGAGTGGCTACCTTACTCTTTATCCTTGTTGTCTTTG TCTTCCAGGAGCGTCCTAAACTTCCTCCGACCCAGGCCCAGGCCACAGCTCGCAGCATCCCACCAGAGCAGTACTCGTACACCGCCTCCATCCGCAGGCTGCTCCGCAACAGgcccttcatcctcctcatcgtCACTTACG GTCTGAACGTAGGTTGTTTCTATGCTGTTGGCACCCTGCTGAACCGCATGATCATCGACCATTACCCT AGAGAAGAGGTGAATGCTGGGAGGATCGGCCTTACCATCGTCATAGCGGGCATGGTCGGCTCCCTGATCTGTGGCATCTGGTTGGACAAAACTAAAACTTACAA GCAGACTACCCTCGCGGTCTACTTCATGTCTCTGGTGGGGATGATCGTCTATGCTGCTACACTCAGTTTGGGACACCTCTGGGTGGTCTTCATCACCGCCGGAGCTCTCGG gttctTCATGACGGGCTACCTGCCGCTTGGCTTTGAGTTTGCAGTCGAGCTGACGTACCCGGAGTCAGAGGGAACCTCCTCCGGACTCCTCAACTGTTCAGCACAA GTGTTTGGCATTATATTCACCATCTGCCAGGGGAAGATCATCGATAAATTTGGCACGCTGGCAGGAAacatcttcctctgtgtctttcttctAATTGGCACAATAATGACAG gCTTAATCAAGTCTGATCTGCGGAGACAAAATGCGAACCTGTTGGCCAAAGCAGCA GCGGAGAGGCAGATGTTGGGACAAGACTACGGAGCCACAGCGCTAATCTCCGAGCCGCAGACTCCTCCTTCTCAAGCCTGA
- the flvcr2b gene encoding feline leukemia virus subgroup C receptor-related protein 2 isoform X1, protein MPQNNTLKGNHANSELSGEEWPRSKAAKNLAPGLASLQWSPGPVGSRLDVEALQGDRAELAPKPETKLYHRRWVMLFLFSAVSASNAFMWLQYGIISNIFMRFYNIDSLAIDWLAMIYLLTYIPLILPVLWLLENRGIRDVVLVGSAFNCIGAWIKIGSASPNLFPVTFLGQFVCSVATVFVLGIPSYLASVWFGEKEVSTACSIGVLGNQLGIAIGFLVPPILVPNVDDMDELAHHISVMFYITAGVATLLFILVVFVFQERPKLPPTQAQATARSIPPEQYSYTASIRRLLRNRPFILLIVTYGLNVGCFYAVGTLLNRMIIDHYPREEVNAGRIGLTIVIAGMVGSLICGIWLDKTKTYKQTTLAVYFMSLVGMIVYAATLSLGHLWVVFITAGALGFFMTGYLPLGFEFAVELTYPESEGTSSGLLNCSAQVFGIIFTICQGKIIDKFGTLAGNIFLCVFLLIGTIMTGLIKSDLRRQNANLLAKAAAERQMLGQDYGATALISEPQTPPSQA, encoded by the exons ATGCCACAAAACAATACTTTGAAAGGCAACCATGCAAATTCTGAACTCAGTGGCGAGGAATGGCCGCGGTCCAAGGCTGCAAAGAATCTCGCTCCAGGCCTCGCTTCGCTGCAGTGGAGTCCAGGACCCGTTGGTTCCCGGTTAGACGTCGAGGCTTTGCAAGGTGACCGTGCAGAGCTGGCCCCGAAGCCTGAGACCAAACTTTACCATCGTCGCTGGGTCATGCTGTTTCTCTTCAGCGCCGTCTCAGCCAGCAATGCCTTCATGTGGCTCCAGTACGGCATTATTAGCAACATTTTCATGCGCTTTTACAACATTGACTCCCTGGCCATCGACTGGTTGGCCATGATATATCTGCTCACTTATATCCCACTTATTCTGCCCGTCCTGTGGCTTCTGGAAAACAGGGGCATCCGGGATGTCGTCCTCGTTGGTTCAGCCTTTAACTGCATTGGCGCGTGGATAAAAATTGGTAGTGCAAGTCCCAATCTGTTCCCAGTCACCTTTTTGGGCCAGTTTGTGTGCTCAGTAGCCACGGTGTTTGTCCTTGGCATTCCTTCTTACCTCGCCTCAGTGTGGTTTGGAGAGAAAGAGGTTTCCACTGCCTGTTCCATAGGAGTTCTGGGAAACCAG CTGGGCATCGCCATTGGCTTCCTGGTGCCTCCCATCCTGGTGCCTAATGTGGACGACATGGATGAGCTGGCTCACCACATCAGCGTCATGTTCTACATCACAGCAGGAGTGGCTACCTTACTCTTTATCCTTGTTGTCTTTG TCTTCCAGGAGCGTCCTAAACTTCCTCCGACCCAGGCCCAGGCCACAGCTCGCAGCATCCCACCAGAGCAGTACTCGTACACCGCCTCCATCCGCAGGCTGCTCCGCAACAGgcccttcatcctcctcatcgtCACTTACG GTCTGAACGTAGGTTGTTTCTATGCTGTTGGCACCCTGCTGAACCGCATGATCATCGACCATTACCCT AGAGAAGAGGTGAATGCTGGGAGGATCGGCCTTACCATCGTCATAGCGGGCATGGTCGGCTCCCTGATCTGTGGCATCTGGTTGGACAAAACTAAAACTTACAA GCAGACTACCCTCGCGGTCTACTTCATGTCTCTGGTGGGGATGATCGTCTATGCTGCTACACTCAGTTTGGGACACCTCTGGGTGGTCTTCATCACCGCCGGAGCTCTCGG gttctTCATGACGGGCTACCTGCCGCTTGGCTTTGAGTTTGCAGTCGAGCTGACGTACCCGGAGTCAGAGGGAACCTCCTCCGGACTCCTCAACTGTTCAGCACAA GTGTTTGGCATTATATTCACCATCTGCCAGGGGAAGATCATCGATAAATTTGGCACGCTGGCAGGAAacatcttcctctgtgtctttcttctAATTGGCACAATAATGACAG gCTTAATCAAGTCTGATCTGCGGAGACAAAATGCGAACCTGTTGGCCAAAGCAGCA GCGGAGAGGCAGATGTTGGGACAAGACTACGGAGCCACAGCGCTAATCTCCGAGCCGCAGACTCCTCCTTCTCAAGCCTGA
- the batf gene encoding basic leucine zipper transcriptional factor ATF-like: MAQGSDSNDTSYKSPSPGSRPSSSDDVKKVMRREKNRIAAQKSRMRQTQKADSLHLESENLEKENAALRKEVKQLTEEAKYLSSVLSSHEPLCTGLAPQTPDLLYPPHHSSYHHQHIAVPHYQH; the protein is encoded by the exons ATGGCTCAGGGCTCTGACAGCAATGACACAAGTTACAAGTCCCCGTCACCTGGAAGCAGGCCG AGCTCCTCAGATGATGTGAAGAAAGTGATGCGGAGAGAGAAGAACAGGATTGCTGCTCAGAAGAGCAGGATGAGGCAAACCCAGAAAGCTGACAGCCTACACTTG GAGAGTGAGAACCTGGAGAAGGAGAACGCGGCCCTGAGGAAGGAGGTGAAGCAGCTGACGGAGGAGGCCAAGTACCTGTCGTCCGTGCTGAGCAGCCACGAACCTCTGTGCACCGGCCTGGCTCCCCAGACCCCTGACCTCCTCTACCCTCCTCATCACAGCAGCTACCACCACCAGCACATCGCTGTACCACACTACCAGCACTGA
- the zc3h14 gene encoding zinc finger CCCH domain-containing protein 14 isoform X1 yields the protein MEIGTEISKKIRAAIKGKLQELGAYIDEELPDYIMVMVANKKTSQQMADDLSLFLGNNTVKFTAWLHGVLEKLRSVAVEPASLKHQLQSDSSTVAGKSRSSVSEESRTEELKVLTVSSSHFDRTEARVSSSAHESRRGTLEKSSSRLTSTVKPLIEPFPSEAVIDIKPEMDDDLIAEDPVEIGSNHGRTRSNAGRPTAEIYRAGQSKFTSVSSVDTCRPVEGSSHTRQQESRSSRTSRSGSSKQEELSRKRKAPVASSVVRVNRAADEDSDDVEEEDSNYGGRGLSSRVSLPSKPERKPTLPPAKQANRNLILKAISEAQDSITKTTAYPTIPQRQTVPVAPRTRLASSEEMTAAIQLVQEHLHSLAPRVQAYTSAELPPSRTTAPVRSLASRLQLDLAESNDGREQSDYAVGVEVAAGSEAKTFDTRSFIMSRPQLEESQNRSQQRLQVKGEVQSALPRTVQASKERGDSASPKFIVTLDGVPSPLGNLAECEMELDDVRPPTKVTEATVHVNREPKVSILQRLQGVVTSSEGDDVMVDEDVPLKKQKVMERCKFWPVCKSGDECLYHHPTTQCKTFPNCKFGDKCLFIHPNCKYDARCTKPDCPFTHVSRRGTVAPPPKPAVQPVQTTSVCRFFPECKKMDCPFYHPKPCRFAAQCKRAGCTFYHPTTSVPPRHALKWTKTQSS from the exons TCAAGAGCTCGGTGCATATATTG ACGAGGAGCTTCCTGACTACATTATGGTGATGGTGGCAAACAAGAAAACCTCTCAACAGATGGCTGACGATCTCTCGCTTTTCCTCGGAAACAACACTGTTAAGTTCACAGCCTG GCTGCATGGTGTCCTGGAGAAATTACGATCTGTTGCAGTTG AGCCTGCATCCCTCAAGCATCAGCTCCAGTCTGACAGCAGTACTGTGGCAGGGAAGAGCCGGTCATCTGTAAGTGAAGAAAGCAGGACAGAGGAGTTGAAGGTGTTGACGGTGTCCAGCTCTCACTTCGATAGGACTGAAGCACGTGTGTCCAGTTCTGCCCATGAAAGCAG GAGGGGGACCTTAGAGAAGAGTTCTTCTCGGCTTACTTCCACTGTGAAACCCCTCATAGAGCCATTCCCCTCGGAGGCTGTTATCGACATCAAACCAGAGATGGATGATGACCTCATCGCTGAGGACCCTGTAGAAATAGGCAGCAACCATGGTCGAACACGTAGCAACGCTGGTAGACCCACAGCTGAAATCTACAGAGCGGGTCAGAGCAAATTCACATCAGTTAGCTCTGTGGACACGTGTCGGCCCGTAGAAGGATCCTCTCACACCAGGCAGCAGgaaagcagaagcagcagaacCTCCAGAAGCGGATCCAGTAAG CAGGAGGAGTTGTCACGGAAACGTAAGGCGCCAGTAGCGAGTTCAGTGGTGCGAGTGAACCGAGCGGCAGACGAGGACAGTGATGATGTGGAAGAGGAAGATTCAAACTATGGAGGAAGAGGCCTGTCCAGTAGAGTGTCCCTGCCCTCCAAACCAGAACGCAA acCTACTCTCCCTCCAGCCAAGCAAGCCAACAGGAATCTGATACTCAAGGCCATCTCTGAGGCTCAAGACTCAATCACCAAAACTACTGCCTACCCCACAA tACCACAGAGGCAGACTGTTCCTGTGGCCCCTCGTACTCGCTTGGCCAGCAGTGAGGAGATGACGGCAGCCATCCAGCTGGTCCAGGAGCACCTCCACAGTCTGGCCCCCAGGGTGCAGGCCTACACCTCTGCTGAGCTGCCTCCTTCAAGAACAACTG CTCCAGTGAGATCTTTAGCTTCACGCCTCCAGTTGGACTTAGCAGAGAGCAATGATGGACGAGAGCAGAGTGACTATG CTGTAGGTGTGGAGGTTGCCGCGGGCAGTGAGGCAAAGACATTTGATACCCGCTCCTTCATAATGAGTCGACCTCAACTGGAAGAATCTCAGAACAGATCTCAGCAGCGTCTTCAGGTCAAAGGGGAAGTCCAGTCTGCTTTACCACGCACTGTCCAggccag TAAGGAGAGGGGTGACTCTGCCAGCCCTAAGTTCATAGTGACGTTAGATGGGGTACCGAGCCCGCTGGGGAACCTTGCCGAATGTGAAATGGAGCTGGATGACGTGAGGCCGCCCACAAAAGTCACTGAGGCAACAGTCCACGTCAATAGGGAGCCCAAAGTCAGCATCCTTCAAAGACTACAGGGAGTGGTCACATCATCAGAAGGGG ATGATGTGATGGTGGATGAGGACGTCCctttaaagaaacagaaagttaTGGAACGCTGCAAGTTCTGGCCAGTTTGTAAAAGTGGTGATGAGTGTCTGTACCATCACCCTACCACACAGTGCAA GACCTTTCCCAACTGCAAGTTTGGGGATAAATGCCTTTTCATACATCCTAACTGTAAATACGATGCCAGGTGCACTAAGCCAGACTGTCCCTTCACTCATGTCAGCCGCAGAGGCACAGTTGCTCCTCCGCCAAAGCCAG CAGTGCAGCCAGTGCAAACCACTAGTGTGTGTCGCTTCTTCCCCGAGTGCAAGAAGATGGACTGCCCGTTTTACCATCCCAAG CCTTGTCGCTTTGCGGCGCAGTGTAAACGTGCCGGATGTACCTTCTACCACCCAACCACATCCGTGCCTCCGAGACACGCACTGAagtggacaaaaacacagagcag ctAA
- the zc3h14 gene encoding zinc finger CCCH domain-containing protein 14 isoform X2, protein MEIGTEISKKIRAAIKGKLQELGAYIDEELPDYIMVMVANKKTSQQMADDLSLFLGNNTVKFTAWLHGVLEKLRSVAVEPASLKHQLQSDSSTVAGKSRSSVSEESRTEELKVLTVSSSHFDRTEARVSSSAHESRRGTLEKSSSRLTSTVKPLIEPFPSEAVIDIKPEMDDDLIAEDPVEIGSNHGRTRSNAGRPTAEIYRAGQSKFTSVSSVDTCRPVEGSSHTRQQESRSSRTSRSGSSKQEELSRKRKAPVASSVVRVNRAADEDSDDVEEEDSNYGGRGLSSRVSLPSKPERKPTLPPAKQANRNLILKAISEAQDSITKTTAYPTIPQRQTVPVAPRTRLASSEEMTAAIQLVQEHLHSLAPRVQAYTSAELPPSRTTAPVRSLASRLQLDLAESNDGREQSDYAVGVEVAAGSEAKTFDTRSFIMSRPQLEESQNRSQQRLQVKGEVQSALPRTVQASKERGDSASPKFIVTLDGVPSPLGNLAECEMELDDVRPPTKVTEATVHVNREPKVSILQRLQGVVTSSEGDDVMVDEDVPLKKQKVMERCKFWPVCKSGDECLYHHPTTQCKTFPNCKFGDKCLFIHPNCKYDARCTKPDCPFTHVSRRGTVAPPPKPVQPVQTTSVCRFFPECKKMDCPFYHPKPCRFAAQCKRAGCTFYHPTTSVPPRHALKWTKTQSS, encoded by the exons TCAAGAGCTCGGTGCATATATTG ACGAGGAGCTTCCTGACTACATTATGGTGATGGTGGCAAACAAGAAAACCTCTCAACAGATGGCTGACGATCTCTCGCTTTTCCTCGGAAACAACACTGTTAAGTTCACAGCCTG GCTGCATGGTGTCCTGGAGAAATTACGATCTGTTGCAGTTG AGCCTGCATCCCTCAAGCATCAGCTCCAGTCTGACAGCAGTACTGTGGCAGGGAAGAGCCGGTCATCTGTAAGTGAAGAAAGCAGGACAGAGGAGTTGAAGGTGTTGACGGTGTCCAGCTCTCACTTCGATAGGACTGAAGCACGTGTGTCCAGTTCTGCCCATGAAAGCAG GAGGGGGACCTTAGAGAAGAGTTCTTCTCGGCTTACTTCCACTGTGAAACCCCTCATAGAGCCATTCCCCTCGGAGGCTGTTATCGACATCAAACCAGAGATGGATGATGACCTCATCGCTGAGGACCCTGTAGAAATAGGCAGCAACCATGGTCGAACACGTAGCAACGCTGGTAGACCCACAGCTGAAATCTACAGAGCGGGTCAGAGCAAATTCACATCAGTTAGCTCTGTGGACACGTGTCGGCCCGTAGAAGGATCCTCTCACACCAGGCAGCAGgaaagcagaagcagcagaacCTCCAGAAGCGGATCCAGTAAG CAGGAGGAGTTGTCACGGAAACGTAAGGCGCCAGTAGCGAGTTCAGTGGTGCGAGTGAACCGAGCGGCAGACGAGGACAGTGATGATGTGGAAGAGGAAGATTCAAACTATGGAGGAAGAGGCCTGTCCAGTAGAGTGTCCCTGCCCTCCAAACCAGAACGCAA acCTACTCTCCCTCCAGCCAAGCAAGCCAACAGGAATCTGATACTCAAGGCCATCTCTGAGGCTCAAGACTCAATCACCAAAACTACTGCCTACCCCACAA tACCACAGAGGCAGACTGTTCCTGTGGCCCCTCGTACTCGCTTGGCCAGCAGTGAGGAGATGACGGCAGCCATCCAGCTGGTCCAGGAGCACCTCCACAGTCTGGCCCCCAGGGTGCAGGCCTACACCTCTGCTGAGCTGCCTCCTTCAAGAACAACTG CTCCAGTGAGATCTTTAGCTTCACGCCTCCAGTTGGACTTAGCAGAGAGCAATGATGGACGAGAGCAGAGTGACTATG CTGTAGGTGTGGAGGTTGCCGCGGGCAGTGAGGCAAAGACATTTGATACCCGCTCCTTCATAATGAGTCGACCTCAACTGGAAGAATCTCAGAACAGATCTCAGCAGCGTCTTCAGGTCAAAGGGGAAGTCCAGTCTGCTTTACCACGCACTGTCCAggccag TAAGGAGAGGGGTGACTCTGCCAGCCCTAAGTTCATAGTGACGTTAGATGGGGTACCGAGCCCGCTGGGGAACCTTGCCGAATGTGAAATGGAGCTGGATGACGTGAGGCCGCCCACAAAAGTCACTGAGGCAACAGTCCACGTCAATAGGGAGCCCAAAGTCAGCATCCTTCAAAGACTACAGGGAGTGGTCACATCATCAGAAGGGG ATGATGTGATGGTGGATGAGGACGTCCctttaaagaaacagaaagttaTGGAACGCTGCAAGTTCTGGCCAGTTTGTAAAAGTGGTGATGAGTGTCTGTACCATCACCCTACCACACAGTGCAA GACCTTTCCCAACTGCAAGTTTGGGGATAAATGCCTTTTCATACATCCTAACTGTAAATACGATGCCAGGTGCACTAAGCCAGACTGTCCCTTCACTCATGTCAGCCGCAGAGGCACAGTTGCTCCTCCGCCAAAGCCAG TGCAGCCAGTGCAAACCACTAGTGTGTGTCGCTTCTTCCCCGAGTGCAAGAAGATGGACTGCCCGTTTTACCATCCCAAG CCTTGTCGCTTTGCGGCGCAGTGTAAACGTGCCGGATGTACCTTCTACCACCCAACCACATCCGTGCCTCCGAGACACGCACTGAagtggacaaaaacacagagcag ctAA